A stretch of DNA from Erythrolamprus reginae isolate rEryReg1 chromosome 10, rEryReg1.hap1, whole genome shotgun sequence:
atagatgtcacacctgtgacaggtaaaaagaGAAGCAATGACATTGGATGGTGAATTCTTTCGTTTCCCATATATGAACGACGGACCTGTTGTTCTCATTAGATTGATTCTGGCAGCAATTTGGTCCCAGAATAACATAGCTTTAGCTCTTCCATCATCCAGAATAGCTGCGACGTTGCCACCAGGTGAAAGAActgctcaggggaagagccttctctgtgggggccccagccctctggaaccagctccccccagagattcacactgcccccaccctccttgctttccgaaaaagtttgaaaactcatctttgccaccagacctggggccattagatcccccccaaaaaaagaatgtATTTAGAATGAtctattgattgagtgaatgaaaattgaatgtttttaagtttttaggatctACCCCACATACTCCCGGACGCGAAGAAGAGGCTGGAGGCAGGTGGGGTGGAGACGAAGGGCTTTATTGCTGGAGGGGCGGGGGCACCTCTCACAGGAAGGTCATCACTGTCCCCTTCTTGCCCACCTGCCAGGGCTCCAGTGGGTGGAAGCGGATCAGGATCCTGCGGGGAGGGGGGAGCGCAGAGTCAGCAGAGCCGGAGACCCCCTACAGAGCCCTCCCCACCTGAACGCACCCCCCCTGCTCACCTGTCGACGCCCAGGCCCAGCTGGCCGGCCAAGAAGTCGGCGAAGCGCGCGCTGTGCGTCCGGTTCTGCTCAGCCGAGCCCACCACGCCCACCGCCCAGACCGAGAGCAGCGCGCCCGGCGCCGACGAGCCCCCCAGGCAGAGCGCCGCCTCACCCCTCACGGACACCGCCAAGCgctgagggagaagagagagaggggggcttagGGTCAGCCCAGGACGGGGGAGGAGCGGGCTCCCTCCCCTTGAATGCATCCCAGCCCTCTCGCCCCCCCTCACCGACGCgctgagggagagagggagaagggttGGGGGGGTCAGCCGAGGCCTCCCCTCCTCTACCCCCGTCGAACGCCTCccacttctctcccccccccccaccgacgCCTCCACGCgctgagggagaaagggaggaggaggaagagtcagCCGAGGCCAGGGAGGGGGGCGGCCTCCCCCTCGAAAACCCCGCCCCTCCAAACCCCCTCTTGCCCCCCCCCTCATGGACGCCGCCACGCGCTGCGGGACAGAGGGGGGGTGTTTAAGGTTAGGGTCAGCTGAGGCCGGTGTGGGAGCGCCCTCCCCGCTCGAACtctccccgcccctgccccccccctccgaCGCCGCCACAAGCTGCGGGCAAGAGGGAGGGGGACTTAAGGTTAGGGTCAGCCGAGGTTGCCTCCCCCTGCCCTTTCAAaccccctcgcccccccccccaccgacgCCGCCACGCgctgcaggagagagggaaggaggggtggCTTCCCCCCTCGCCCCCTCCTCACCCTTCCACCACGCCCCCCTCCCCGCGCACCTCCTCGGGCTTCCCCAGGATGTCAGCGGCGGCGGCGCTGAGGCGGGCGGGCAGGTCTCGGGGCAGCTGCGCCGCCGGCACGCTAGTCTCCAGCTCCACGAAGGGCATCTTGTGAGGCGATCCGGAGGAGAGAGCCCTGCCACCAGCCCCTGGCCCCGCCCCTCCGGCCCCGCCCCTCCCGCTGAGAGTCCCACCACCCTGgcgttcctttccagaagatcCACAGAATAAATACGCGTCTTTACAGTTCTATCTTTATTGCAAGCATTTAAATAAAGGAAGGCGCGTTTTACGCTTTTAGGAACACCAGGAAAAGGAATCCAAACAAACGGGCCGAGGGGCGTCTCCGAGGCCCTCCGATCATACCCGAAGAGCCGAATGCGGCCAGagccgccgaaaccggaaggggcgtgCCGCCCGTGCACTGACAGCGCCACCTCGCAGGAGGGTTGGGTAGTTGGCGGCCAATAGGCGGCTGCGTTGCTGCCGGGTGGCCCGCCGGTGGCTTTGGCCAGCATGGTCCGTGTCTcccatgggggagggagggggggttcggggaggggggggTCCCTCCGTGGCTGAGCGTCGCTGTCTCCGCAGATCCGGATCGCCGCGCTCAACGCCAGCTCGGCCGTGGAGGAGGACGACCCCGAGGGGGCCCTCAAGAGCCACCAGTCGCAGACCAAGGAGGCCCAGGTGAACCCCGCCCCCCGTcgccccgccccctccccccctcggGGGCCTGGCGGGGCGGCGGTGCTGAGGGAGCCGCTCCACGCCCGGACTGAGAGGGGGGGCAGGGGCTCCCTCCGTGCCCCCAGGGGGCCAGCCGGTCAGAGGCACTGGGCTGGGTCCCGTTCTTGGAGGTCAGCCGGGAGCCGCTTCCGCAGCCTCCCTCGAGCCCCACCCTGCCTGTCctggccctcctcctcctcctcagggcTCGTGTGGGGCTGTgattcccgggggggggggtgtctcgaTGGGGGCGCCTGGAAGAAGACGAAGGTCTCCCAGCCTGAGGCGCCTCCTGGCGCCCCCTTGACTCCCACGACCGCAGGCACTGCATTAGATGATaatgattagaatagaatagaatagaattttattggccaagtgtgattggacacacaaggaatttgtctttggtgcagatggtcTCAGGGGCTGTgattcccggggggggggggtgtctcgaTGGGGGCGCCTGGAAGAAGACGAAGGTCTCCCAGCCTGAGGCGCCTCCTGGCGCCCCCTTGACTCCCACGACCGCAGGCACTGCATTAGATGATaatgattagaatagaatagaatagaattttattggccaagtgtgattggacacacaaggaatttgtctttggtgcagatggtctcagcgtacataaaagaaaaagagacatttgtcaagaatcatgtggtacaacatttaatgattgtcataggggtcaaataagcaatgaagaaacaatcaatattaataaaaatcttaggatacaagcaacaagttacagtcatacagtcctaagtgggaggaaaaggatgataggaatgatgagaaaaactagtagaatagaagtgcagttttagtaaaaagtctaacagtgttgagggaattatttgtttagcagattgatggcgttcggggagaaaactccttgtgtctagttgtcttggtgtgcagggctctgtggcgacgttttgagggtaggagttgaaacagttagtgtccaggatgcgaggggtcagtaaatatttttcccgccctctttttgactcctgcagtatacaggtcctcaatggaaggcaggttggcagcaattgctttttctgcagttctgattgtcctctgaagtctgtgtcggtcctgttgggttgcagcaccaaaccagacagttatagaggtgcagatgacagactcaatgattcctctgtagaactgtatcagcagctccttgggcaatttgagcttcctgagctggcgcagaaagaaagcaaaaacagttttaatgcccttaattaaaaacaatcatacaacccaaacaaacaatacataaaacggagcagccgaggggaatcaatttccccatgcctggcgacaaaggtggggttatagaagtttgcgaaaggcaaggagggtgggggcagtactaatctccgaggggagttgattccagaacgtcagggccgccacagagaaggctcttcccctgggtcccgccaaacggcattgttttgttgacgggacccggagaaggccaactgtgggacctaatttgtgcagcagaaggcgagggACTCAAAGGCTTCTCTGTGGCACACACCTGGTCCAGAAAGTTGGTGGGGTTGCCTTGACATAATAGATTTTGAATAAAATGGGCCGTTTTGGCACACAAATGCGCCATTGCAACAAGTCTCTCTCCAATGCTGGGTCACTGCTTTCCTCTAGaccagccaaacccaaatcctgcaactattcttcatatgtttttgtctcctGGCCagcttagtttgtttgtttgtttgtttgtttgttcattcatttgatttttatgcctcccttctccttagactcagggcggcgtacaacatgttagcaatagcactttttaacagagccagtctattgccccccacaatctggtccTCAGTTGCTCTTTGTACTTTTTccagtctcaatatcttttttggtAATGTGGCGACGACCCAACTTGGATGCAGTCTTCCAAGGTGTGGTCTTATTTAGGGGGATGGGGGGAGTTTTGTATTGCTAAATATGGGGAAGTTCTGGAAGAAAGTTCAGAAGATGCCCAGCAGTCGAAAGAAACAACcgatccaccccccacccccggcacCTTCTCTGAAGTAGAGGGAAGCCTTGAAAGAATTCCACCCAAAACAGCCCTGTTGCTTTTCATTGCCAAGCAAGGCTCAGACAAGTCTGTGCCTCTTGTAACGCTGCTCAAAGTGACGTCTATTTAAGTTTTCAGGGTTGCCAGGGCCTTGAGTGGGGTGTTTAATCAGACTCCCTGTGTCTCTGGCTCTCTAGGAAGCAGAAGCCTTTGCCCTCTATCACCAAGCGCTGGACCTCCAGAAACACGACCTCTTTGAAGAGTCGGCCAAGGCCTACCACGCACTGCTGGAGACTCGTCTGTTGCGCGAAGTCAGTAAAGGAGGGGACGTTCCTCTTGGGTCTGATGGGGAGGGGCTTCTCGGTCTCACTGGGAGGGGGCCTCTCGGGCTCTGCTGCCACTGTAGATCTCTTAGGGCAGCAGCCCCAAAATTTTCCGACTTGGTCTtgggggaggagagggggtgcTTCTGTGTGAGAGGCAGGGGCACACACTGCTCCTCTTGTGCAAGTGGCGGGCACACCTAGGGGCTGCTCACAGAAATGGGTCTGCAAATGCCAGCGGCTTTCCTGCTCGTGGGGCTGATTCCGAACAGGCCTTGGCCCGGTAGTGTGCCTTAGCCCGGGGTTGGTGGCCGCAGTCTTAGTGGGCTGCAGTCTGAAAAATCTCTTTATAACCATTGatcccctagaacagtgatggcaaacctatggcacgggtgccacaggtggcacgcgaagccatatttgctggcacacgagccatttatttatttattttatttatttattagatttgtatgccacccctctccgtagactcagggtggctcacaacaacaataaaacaattcaagataaatctaataatttaaaaacattaaaaaaaaccgttattaaagcagacatacatacaaacataccatacatgaattatataggcccgggggagatgtctcaattcccccatgcctgatggcagaggtgggttttaaagagtttatgaaaggcaaggagggtggggcagttctaatctcaggggggagctggttccagagggttggggctgtcacagagaaggctcttctcctgggtcccgccaaatgacattgtttagttaacgggacctggagaagccaactctgtgggacctaatcggtcgctgggatttgtgcggcagaaggcggtcccggagatattctggtccgatgccatgaagggctttataggtcataaccaacactttcaattgtgaccggaaattgatcggcaaccaatgcagactgcggagtgttggtgtaacatgggcataccttgggaagaccatgattgctctcgcagctgcattctgcacgatctgaagtttccgaacacttttcaaaggtagccccatgtagagagcattacagtagtcgaatctcgaggtgatgagggcatgagtgactgtgagcagtgactcccggtccagatagggccgcaactggtgcactaggcgaacctaggcaaacatccccctcgccacagctgaaagatggttttctaatgtgagctgtgcatcgaggagtacgcccaagttgcggaccccctctgaggggggtcaataattccccccccagggttatggacggacagatggaattgtccttgggaggcaaaacccacagccactccgtcttatccgggctcagctccaacgggcatgtgtgtgccaaccagctgatttttggcatgcaCATAAACTCTGagaagtgtttttggcttccagagaatctcctgggggatgggggaggacatttttacctcccccagctccagggaaatctttcggcccccagagggcctccagggggaggagaagctgttttcacccttcccaggcattgagcTATGGATacaggcactcgtgcatgcacaattgTGCACGCCCacgcgctttcggcacccgaggagaaaagggttcaccatcgctgccctaggaaaaagaaggaagcctTGTCAGTTAGTGAGCCATGGTGTTTGCAGAAGGGATCTGTCCCTCAGAGTCACGATGGAAGGCCTTGGCTTCCCAGGGGACAGGGTGGCCGTTGGTGGCCCCAGCCAGGAAGgagcagggggaggaagagagatgagGGGGCCTGGGGATGCCCTTCCCCAGCACGGCCCATTGCTGCAAGGGCTTGGGAAGGCCTCCCCACTGCCCGAATGGTTCCAGGAGGGCCTCTGCAGAGTTTCTCAGCTGCTAGGGCAGCTCTTTCCCCATGGAACCCTATGAACACTTATGGGAGGGTGGGAGGTTTCTTAGTTGGGGAGGTATCTCAAGTAGCTAAAACTACTCCAGGGCTCCCTACCTGGGAAGATCAGAGACAGTTGCCTTTCTAGGCCAATCTTGAATTCGCTATTGATTTTTCTTAAGGCTAGAGAAAGGCCACGAGAGGCAAAGGTGCTTACGAGCAGGAAGAGGCACTCAGGAGGCCCGGTCAGCCACACGCTGAGCGGCTGCCTCTTCCCTGGGGAGCCCCGTTCCGTAGGGACCGATTCACAGGGCCACTGAGCCACCCGACAACCTCCAGCCCACCTGGCATTTCTTTCCAATGCTCAGCCTGGGCTGCCACACTTCCTCTCCCTGGTCTTTCCCCCCAACGTCTGAACACGATAGAGGGTTTCTCCCCTTTTATAAGCCAGGATGGGTGTGGGGGTGAGATGTTGCTATGGCAAGCCCCTCCGAGAACCTCAGATCCGCTTTGGGGCTTTGAGCGTGAGTCCTCCTGGCTTTCATCACAGCCGCGATGGGTAGGAGGGCTGGCTTTATATCTTGAATTCAGGGAGCAGCCACGAAAGGTCTTTGAAATCATCCTTACAGACAAAGCATTTTCCTCCAGCTTCCTTCTGATTTTCAGGCAGTGGCCTCTGGAGATGAGAGGGAGGGGCTAAAGCACCCGGGCTTGATGCTGAAGTATTCAACCTACAAGAACTTGGCCCAGCTGGCTGCCCAGCGAGAGGACACCGAGACAGCCATGGAATTCTACCTGGAGGTGATCCGTTCTCCCTCTTCCAAAGGGACTGATGCTGAAGCAGAAGAtgatggggggagggggcagggggggaTCTCACCTGCCTCAGCTGCTACAGCGGCTTCATTGCCCAGGCCCCTTTCCTTTGTGTAAGTCCTGCTGTAGTTGTCATTTTTGCCTACAGTGTGTGTCTCACGCACAGGTGTTCTGCTGGCATTGCTTTTAAACATGGAAGTTATTCTGCCaacgtgtcccaaccgcccgtaattacagggtaattcgTCCAAAGGGACACACagcacatgatagaaggaaaaccaaaagtctttatcaacagaaaagcagaaaaaactccctttttaaatgtcaaagggattttctggtacacacaaggcacaggttaaatgcaatccaatttctcacccagtaactgggaaattgagtccaattccaaaatccagaaaattccacacacagtcttgaacagggaaacagcaaaccacaatcttgacactatgaatcagaaaaacttccacgaggctaaaccagctcgctgctctttttatctgtagcactaattacagcagccctacccaaccacaggtggcctcacatatctcctgtaataatccttcagttgttctctcctatgcatcactctacgcatgcgtgggtccgtcataagttcttgttcagaatccagggatgataaggatgattgatcttctgggctgtctgccaaactctcctcttccctgtcactcacgcttccttcgtcagaggagactttgtcggcagattctatccggagcaaaacaggcctgtggcatgtgaatGTTTCACCCACAcccagctgggccagagctaaccacaacagaagtatTTTCCGTTCCTATGAAGTTTTTATACCAAAGCAATTCTtgttccatatacagtgatccctcgagtttcgcgatctcgatcttcgcgaaacgctatatcgtgatttttaaaaaaatattaatttaaaaaaaacccacttccgggtttggctttgggagtcagctgggaagcggcgcggctgttttaaaaggtcgcagccggactggggggcttcccagcacccccccgaacccccaacccgggttcgggggtgctgggaagccccccaggccagctgcgaccttttaaaacagccgcgccgcttcccagctgagtcctgaagccaaacgccaaaggcaaacttccgcgtttggcttcaggactcagctgggaagcggcgcggctgttttaaaaggtcgcagccggcctggggggcttcccagcacccccacgaacccccaacctgggtcttcccggccgcccacgcaaaggggaaaccccggctcctcgctgatgcccgccgctcacccgcccgccagcaagaggggaaggttcctttggccgcccagcagctgatctgctcggtagcgcagcagcagcgaggagccgaatcggggtttcccctttgcgtgggcggcggggaacgcaaactccaccatctacgcatgcgcggccatagaaaaaaggatgtgcatgcgcagatggtgtttttacttccgcaaccctacatcgcgaaaaattgattatcgcgaggggtcttggaacagaaccctcgcgataatagagggatcactgtattgtttattttcattattgttgagTGAGAGAGGGGAGGTGGCTGAGTAGCTTAAAGACCCTGGACAAGGTCTTGCTCCAGCGATTCAACTCTTAAGCACTTATGTGTGTTGGGGTGAGTTCCCATCACTTGCTCAGCTTCCACCCACCTGGCAGTTCGAAAGCACGCAAATACATGTGGatggataaataggtaccactttgggtgggggtgggggcaagcAGTGGGCACCCTTCAGCCTCTGAGGGTCCACTTTACCTGAAGAACCTCCTCGTCTGCTGCTGTGTTTCCCAGGCTGTGCTGCTTGACTCCACGGATGTCAACCTGTGGTATAAAATTGGCCACGTGGCCCTCCGGCTGACTCGCCTGCCCCTGGCCCGGCATGCTTTCGAAGAAGGGCTCGCCTGCAATCCAGACCATTGGCCTTGTTTGGATAACCTCATCACCGTCCTCTACACCCTCAGCGACTACACGAGTAAGTCCCTCCTGCTTCTCTTAGCTTAGAATTTCCTGTCGCGTTGGAGACAGGCCGCCTTGGAAACTGCACGTTGGAGGGTTGATTAGGACTAGTCCTTAACAGCTGTGCGTGCCTCCACTGTTCTGGTACAAggtcaacttttcccagtcagataactcagcacaacgagGTATCAAAgattatgatgcgattcttctgcagtataatctttccaattgcgcaggtaaaaagaggttgaattgaccctgGCTCTAGGtatagcatctacatgctggctggcttagtgagtaaAGACAAAAGACCCACTGGAAtgctctctccaattacccctcatcccgagtcagagccaataggaataacACAGATGTGGTCCATGTAAAACTACATTTCCCAGACAAATTAGGAAACATGCTTAACACAGGTCTGTGGTGTTTTGCTTTTAAGCTTCTTTAGATCTTAATTCTTTAGTTAGAAAAAGACAGGCTGGtggccagcttccaacaagcaacgtCAAGGAGGGGAGCTGGGTTTATTCAATATTTGCAGGAGGAAAGCTTGTGAAAttgggcacaactcacttaatgaAAGTATTGCTTAGTAATTgaaagaaagattagaagtaatgtgagaaaatattattttactgaaagagtagtagatgcttggaacaaacttccagcagacgtggtcggtaaatccacagtaactgaatttaaacatgcctgggataaacatataaccatcctaagataaaatacaggaaatagtataagggaagactagatgcatcatgaggtctttttctgacgtcagtcttctatgtttctatgcaagtTCTGATCCcagctgtggttgtaagtcaaggatcaaGACGGCTACCATGCATGAGTCTCAGCAGTACGGCTAAGTTTATTTCGTAGCCTCTGTAAAGAGCTAACATGAAGGAGTCTGGAATGCATTAACGTTTGTCTTATTTCTTTGTTGATACCCGCAGCGTGCTTATATTTTATTTGCAAAGCACTGGAGAAAGATAACTGTTACAGCAAAGGACTTGTTATTAAGGAGAAGATCTTTGAGGAACAGCCGTGCCTCAGAAAAGACTCCTTGAGGATGTTCCtgaaagggtaaaaatgccttccttgTTTTCACACTTGCTGTTACTCAGGAAGTCGTCACAGCTTACCATCGTGGGATTGGCAAATGAGTGGTTTCCCGGGTTGAGGAAGTGTTTATAACAGCTGTCTCTATAGCCCTGCAAGTTGGTGTATGGTGGGTTCTgttctatagagcagtgattttcaaccttttttgagccgcggcacattttttacatttacaaaatcctggggcacaccaccaaccaaaatgacactctaacacagtatattttatttatttatttgtttgtttgtttattagatttgtatgccgcccctctccttagactcggggcggcttacagcaataataaaaacaatatataataacaaatctaatagttagaatctaaaataacaataatacatttaaaaagtctaaaaaacaagaaaccccaatacagtagtacctctagatacgagctgctccacatgcgagtattccaagatacgagccacgaggagagagaaatttctgttccagacccgagctcaaattcgggatacgagccgagcgtccactaggtggcgtaagaatccttgcttttggttatcttggaggggaaaaacaaagtctaaagccatttgttccagatacgagttgttcgacatacaagctcccttctggaacgaattaaactcgtatctagaggtactactgtatatgaaaacatacatacaatcatatcatacacaaaaaactacataggcagggggagatgtttcagttcccccacgcttgatgacagaggtgggttttaaggagtttacgaaaggcaaggagggtgggggccgttctaatctctggggggagttgattccagagggctggggccgccacagagaaggctcttcccctggggcccgccaaacgacattgtttggtcgacgggatccggagaaggccaactctgtgggaccttatcggccgctgtatAGGAAGCTGATCTTCCCATACAGACACCAGTGGGATGGGTCGATGCTCGAACAGCAGCAAAACTAAGACATCTGATTCTTTTTCAGTGACCTGCCAGGGTGCGATGTAGCCGTGAGTGCCTCCGAAACAGAAACCATCCTAGAGGAAGCCCTGGAGCTACGCAGGAAAAGGCAGGCTTTGATGGCGCGGAAGATAGAGCCTGACCTCAAGCTTGCCCAGCCCATCTCTCTGTTCACGTACGTTTCTGCTCAGGCTCGGCTTATTGCAGAGATACAACCTTttgctaaaatttatttattattcctggTGGCGGAAAGAATATCGGCAGCAGTGGGCGGGGCGTGGTCCCCAGACACAGCTGGAGAAGCCAGATGGGGCTCAGAGGTCACGAGGGTTTCTCCCGGCCGACAGCAGATCAGCTGTCGGGCGGGAGAAACGGCGCCGGCTCTATTGCGTGGGGTTTAAAAAACCTGGGCGGAGTTTGTTTTTTTTGCCTGCGCGGCCGCGCAACCacacaggctagagggaacagtggccaggagcacaggatgcggatgtcactcacccgcgggctggataaatggcttcagtgggccacatgcagcccaccggccgtagtttgggggccctgatttaatggatttaagccccctttaa
This window harbors:
- the DDT gene encoding D-dopachrome decarboxylase isoform X2 — encoded protein: MPFVELETSVPAAQLPRDLPARLSAAAADILGKPEERLAVSVRGEAALCLGGSSAPGALLSVWAVGVVGSAEQNRTHSARFADFLAGQLGLGVDRILIRFHPLEPWQVGKKGTVMTFL
- the DDT gene encoding D-dopachrome decarboxylase isoform X1, producing the protein MRGGARGGLEGRGFRGGGRPPPWPRLTLPPPPFLPQRVEASVGGGERSGRRSTGVEEGRPRLTPPTLLPLSLSASRLAVSVRGEAALCLGGSSAPGALLSVWAVGVVGSAEQNRTHSARFADFLAGQLGLGVDRILIRFHPLEPWQVGKKGTVMTFL